The Mycobacterium sp. EPa45 genomic interval CTTCTTCCTCGCCTCCTCGGGCGCGAGCGCGGCGTACCTGACCGTCAGCGAGATCTTTCCGATGGAGACCCGCGCGCTGGCCATCGCCTTCTTCTATGCCGTCGGCACCGCGATCGGCGGGATCACCGGTCCGCTGCTGTTCGGTCAGCTGATCGGGTCAGGTGAGCGCGGATTGGTGGCCGTGGCGTTCCTGATCGGCGCGGTGGTGATGGCCATCGGCGGGCTGGTCGAACTCGCCTGGGGCGTGAAGGCGGAGGGGCGTCAGCTCGAGGACATCGCGGCACCGCTCACCGCGGCCGACGAGGCGAAGCGGTGAGCGCGACCTGCCGGGTGCTGGGCCATCGAATCATGTTCACCGCCGAAGGTCCGGTGCTGCGGTGGGCATGCGAAAGAAATTGCGGCACAACCGGTCACAAGACCTATCCGAGCGCGGCAGATGCCGATCGCTACGCGACGGCGTTCAACCGACGAGACAGCGACGCAGTCGGTAAGCGCGCGCCGCTGATCGGACTGCTGCCGCTTCGGCTGTGGCGGCTGATCCGGCGACCTAGCCGTTACGAATACGGCGCACCACCAAGACGATGGTCACCACGCCGACTCCGGCCAGCGCCGCGGCCACCGGGGGCTTCTTGACGAAGCGCAGCAGCGCCGACTTGACGTCGTCGGCGATGCGCTGTGGGTTGGCGCGCTCGGCCAGCGAGTCCACCGTGACCGCCAGCCGATCGCGCGCCTGGTCGATCTCGGCCTTGATGACCTCGGGATCCCGGTCCGCCACTTCCGTCCTCCAAACTGCCGCCCTGCCGAACTACCCTAGATCAACCCGGGCTAACCCCGATGCACCGGTAGATGAAGGGATCAGTAGGTGACCGAGACAGCACGCCTCGAAGTCGGAGACAAGGCGCCGGCGTTCAGCCTGCTCGACGCCGAGGGCAAGGCCGTGAAGCTGTCCGACTTCGCAGGCCGCAAGGTGATCGTGTACTTCTACCCGGCCGCGATGACCCCCGGCTGCACCAAGCAAGCCTGCGACTTCCGGGACAGTCTGGCCGAACTCAACGGCGCAGGCATCGACGTCATCGGCATCTCCCCCGACAAGCCCGAGAAGTTGGCTAAGTTCACCGAGCGCGATGAGCTGACGTTCCCGTTGCTGTCCGACCCCGACAAAAAGGTCCTCACTGCATGGGGCGCCTACGGCGAGAAAAAGATGTACGGCAAGACCGTGCAGGGTGTCATCCGGTCGACGTTCGTGGTCGACGAGAAGGGCAAGATCGCCCTCGCCCAGTACAACGTCAAGGCGACCGGCCATGTCGCCAAACTGCGCCGCGACATATCGGTCTAGTTCCCCGAGTCGCTTCGCTCCTGCCCGCCGAATCTAGTTCCCCGAGTCGCTTCGCTCCTGCCCGCCGAATCTAGCGCTCGCCGAGCTTCCCCAGCAGTAGCGCCTCCGTGGTAGCGGCGCGCTCCAGCACCCCGAGATGCAAGCTCTCGTTGACGCTGTGCGCCTGCGTACCCGGGTCCTCGACTCCGGTGACCAGGATCGTGGCGTCGGGGAACGCGGTCGCGAACTCGGCGATGAAGGGGATCGAGCCGCCCATCCCCATGTCGACGACGTCGACGCCCCAGGCTTCCCGGAAGGCGGTCCGCGCGGCGTCGTAGACCGGGCCACTGGCGTCGATCGCGTACGGCTGGCCCACATCGCCGGGGATGACCTTGACGTGCGCGCCCCAGGGTGCGTGTTGCTCGAGGTGCCGCCGCAACGCGTGCAGGTGGGCCACGGCGTCCCCGCCTGGAGCGACCCGCATGCTGACCTTGGCGCTCGCGCGCGGAATCAGTGTGTTGGACGCTTTGCCGATCGGTGTGGTGTCGATGCCGATGACGGTGATCGCCGGCTTGGCCCACATACGTTGCGCCACAGGGCCCGAGCCGATCTCATGGACCCCGTCGAGCAGTCCGGACTCGGCGCGCACCCACTGCGGTCCGCGGTCGACGTCGGCCGCAGTCGTCTCGTGCAGGCCGTGCACAGCGACGTTGCCGTCGTCGTCGTGCAGGCTGGCCAGCAGACGAATGAGGACGCTGAGCGCGTCGGGCACCACCCCGCCCCACAGCCCCGAGTGCAGTCCGTGGTCGAGTGTGGCGACCTCGACCACGCAGTCGGCCAGACCGCGCAATGACACTGTCAGCGCCGGGATTTCGGAGGTCCAGTTGTCCGAGTCGGCGATCACGATGACGTCGGCGGCCAGCTTGTCCTTGTGGGCGGCCAGCAGCCGGCCCAGCGACGGCGAGCCGGACTCCTCCTCCCCCTCGACGAAAACCGTCACGCCGACCGGCGGGTTCCCGTCGTGCG includes:
- the bcp gene encoding thioredoxin-dependent thiol peroxidase; translated protein: MTETARLEVGDKAPAFSLLDAEGKAVKLSDFAGRKVIVYFYPAAMTPGCTKQACDFRDSLAELNGAGIDVIGISPDKPEKLAKFTERDELTFPLLSDPDKKVLTAWGAYGEKKMYGKTVQGVIRSTFVVDEKGKIALAQYNVKATGHVAKLRRDISV
- a CDS encoding dipeptidase, translating into MSDLIERVRAVLPSVRADLEDLVRIQSVWADPARREQVHRSAQAVADLLKGAGFKQVEIVAEGGAPAVIAHHPAPPGAPTVLLYAHHDVQPEGEASQWDSDPFEPTERDGRLYGRGTADDKAGIATHLAAFRAHDGNPPVGVTVFVEGEEESGSPSLGRLLAAHKDKLAADVIVIADSDNWTSEIPALTVSLRGLADCVVEVATLDHGLHSGLWGGVVPDALSVLIRLLASLHDDDGNVAVHGLHETTAADVDRGPQWVRAESGLLDGVHEIGSGPVAQRMWAKPAITVIGIDTTPIGKASNTLIPRASAKVSMRVAPGGDAVAHLHALRRHLEQHAPWGAHVKVIPGDVGQPYAIDASGPVYDAARTAFREAWGVDVVDMGMGGSIPFIAEFATAFPDATILVTGVEDPGTQAHSVNESLHLGVLERAATTEALLLGKLGER
- a CDS encoding DUF3618 domain-containing protein — its product is MADRDPEVIKAEIDQARDRLAVTVDSLAERANPQRIADDVKSALLRFVKKPPVAAALAGVGVVTIVLVVRRIRNG